From the Oryza glaberrima chromosome 5, OglaRS2, whole genome shotgun sequence genome, one window contains:
- the LOC127774466 gene encoding uncharacterized protein LOC127774466, translating to MDLATTPARRPMEAGMARRLWHVVLAVCHMLRRGLCRKRLMVDLHVLLGRGKLAGRALRGLLAHHAAAGHGHHLAASSSSSAALASFYGRRPREVEFSCTTTPSSYPHYGLFPFKSRGGGGGRRGGGGGGEYGGLDAAAVARAFEMMSAEVEGTPSSSAAAVQGGGGGGWAATPSPMVAWILGRSPAGVRPLRVTDSPFPAVPENGGGGGGEQRVDDAEFEDFINKFYEQLRMQPSAATPDCQLRRRGR from the coding sequence ATGGATCTcgcgacgacgccggcgcggcggcccaTGGAGGCCGGGATGGCGCGGCGGCTGTGGCACGTCGTCCTCGCCGTGTGCCACATGCTCCGGCGAGGCCTCTGCCGGAAGCGCCTCATGGTGGACCTCCACGTCCTCCTCGGCCGCGGCAAGCTCGCCGGCAGGGCGCTCCGCGGCCTCCTcgcccaccacgccgccgcgggGCACGGCCACCACCTcgcggcctcgtcgtcgtcgtccgccgcgcTGGCGTCGTTCtacggccgccgcccgcgggaGGTGGAGTTCAGCTgcaccaccacgccgtcgtcgtACCCGCACTACGGGCTGTTCCCCTTCaagagccgcggcggcggcggtggccgccgcggcggcggaggcggcggcgagtatGGCGgcctcgacgcggcggcggtggcgcgggcgtTCGAGATGATGAGTGCCGAGGTGGAAggcacgccgtcgtcgtcggcggcggcggtgcagggcggcggcggcggcggctgggccgcgacgccgtcgccgatggTGGCGTGGATCCTGGGGCGAAGCCCCGCCGGTGTCCGGCCGCTCCGCGTCACCGACTCGCCGTTCCCCGCCGTGCcggagaacggcggcggcggcggcggcgagcagcgcgtgGACGACGCCGAGTTCGAGGACTTCATCAACAAGTTCTACGAGCAGCTGCGGATGCAGccgtccgccgccacgccggactgccagctgcgccgccgcggcaggtag